The following nucleotide sequence is from Deltaproteobacteria bacterium.
GCAGATATTGATGATTGTGTAGTGAATGGCCGCCGTGCCCGAAGCCAAAGCCAGGGCGGCCTTGCCCCCTTCCAGTTCGGCCAGGCGCGTTTCCAGGACTTCCTGGGTCGGATTGCCCAGGCGGCTGTAAATGTGCCCGGCCCGGCGCAGGGCAAAAAGATCGGCGGCGTGGGCCGTGTCCTTGAACATATAGGCGGCCGTGCGGTGCACGGGCACGGCCCGGCTGCCCGTGGCATCCGGGGTGTGACCGTGATGCAGGGCCTTGGTTTCGAATCTGTGCATGGTTCCTCCTTGCCGATTCGGATCAGCGCGTCGTGGGCGCGGTTATCATGAAAACGCCATATGCCGCCAGCAGATTGGGCCAGAAGCGGACCTCCCGGAAGGAGCCGTCGCCAAACGGATTGACGGCCAGGGCACGCTTGACGGCAAAGGGCACGGCCCGGGCATAGGCCCTGAAGTCGTTCAGACTCAGCACGCGGATGTTGGGCGTGTTGTACCACTGGTACGGCAACTCCGGCGTAACCGGCACGTGACCGGAAAAGGCCATCTGCAGCCGCACCGGCAAACAACAGAAATTGGGAAAGCTGACAATGCCAAGCCGTCCCA
It contains:
- a CDS encoding methyltransferase domain-containing protein, with the protein product LRDAKNVRGLGIEHDEDEVVACVAQGLSVIHGDINAELPGFADHAFDYVVVSQTLQQAYAPTELIRQMLRVGRLGIVSFPNFCCLPVRLQMAFSGHVPVTPELPYQWYNTPNIRVLSLNDFRAYARAVPFAVKRALAVNPFGDGSFREVRFWPNLLAAYGVFMITAPTTR